The segment GTCCGCCTCGGTTATATGTGCAATCTGTTCGCCTATCTCTTCGACCGCCGAAACAACCGAATCAGGGAATATAATATCCTTACACCCGGCGGGGGTGCAGCCGTCTTCGAAGGGTCTTCTCGCCAAGGTGAAATCCATTTCACGAAAGGGAAAACGACGGTCCGGATGATCAACCATCCCGACAGGATCACCCTCGAAGGGACCATCAGGGGAGAACTTTCCATCAACCTTTGTTTTTTCAAATATTCTGCTCCCCTTGTCTGCCTTAGCCGAGTGGGGCTGAAAGGCTTTAACTATACCCACAAGGAGGCAGGCATCCCCGTCCGGGGGACGGTAAGCTTACCGGGGGTCTCCTGGGATATTCAGGAAGGACGCTCTTTCGGCGTCCTGGACTATACCCTGGGCTACCTGGCCCGTCAGACCTTCTGGAACTGGGCCTCCGGCGGTGGTATAGACCGGGCAGGGAATCGTATCGGTTTCAATCTTGTCCAAGGGGTCAACGAAACGGGATTTACGGAGAACGCTTTCTGGATCAATGGGCGTCTGGTCAAGACGGATGTTGTGGATTTTCGGTATGACGACCTGGATCTCCTGAAGCCCTGGCACATGGTCTCGAACGATGGCCGGGTCCGGCTTCAATTCCTGCCGGAGGGCAAACGTTCGGCGAATACCAATGCCGGTCTTCTGGTGAGCAGGTTCCACCAGCCCTTTGGTCGATTCAAAGGGACATTAGGGGACGGGAATCAGGTCTGGGAACTGGAAAACGTTTCCGGCTTTACCGAGGAACACTATGCCAAGTGGTAACCCAAGCCCCCCTTGAAGTATTCCGCGGTATTACGACCGGTATCAGTTAAGTTTTTTAAAAAACTGTTTTCACCGCAGAGGCACAAAATGGCCCTGACTGAATTTTTCAGTCAGGC is part of the Deltaproteobacteria bacterium genome and harbors:
- a CDS encoding DUF2804 domain-containing protein: MDKTKENSLIGMDGRPCFGIYSSPLPSFNLDDFRPYSTKDRAILVKNWILKYRIKRWEYLGLCNNDIIFGTAIVRLGYMCNLFAYLFDRRNNRIREYNILTPGGGAAVFEGSSRQGEIHFTKGKTTVRMINHPDRITLEGTIRGELSINLCFFKYSAPLVCLSRVGLKGFNYTHKEAGIPVRGTVSLPGVSWDIQEGRSFGVLDYTLGYLARQTFWNWASGGGIDRAGNRIGFNLVQGVNETGFTENAFWINGRLVKTDVVDFRYDDLDLLKPWHMVSNDGRVRLQFLPEGKRSANTNAGLLVSRFHQPFGRFKGTLGDGNQVWELENVSGFTEEHYAKW